In Kitasatospora sp. NA04385, a single genomic region encodes these proteins:
- a CDS encoding DUF4440 domain-containing protein — MPETDTRTEADTLAKAELDGLTAEFFGAFDNRHGGPADVGRLRRLMLPGGVIVVTSPRYAAYGVEEFIAPRELLLSGGRLTDFHEWETGERTEIADGVACRIGTYRKSGLLDGEPYEGTGTKTFQFARTPDGWRITAFSWHDEP; from the coding sequence ATGCCCGAGACCGACACCCGCACCGAGGCCGACACCCTCGCCAAGGCCGAACTCGATGGCCTCACCGCCGAGTTCTTCGGCGCCTTCGACAACCGGCACGGCGGCCCGGCCGACGTCGGGCGGCTCCGGCGGCTGATGCTGCCCGGCGGCGTGATCGTGGTGACCTCGCCCCGCTACGCCGCGTACGGCGTCGAGGAGTTCATCGCCCCGCGCGAACTGCTGCTCTCCGGCGGCCGGTTGACCGACTTCCACGAGTGGGAGACCGGCGAGCGCACCGAGATCGCCGACGGGGTGGCCTGCCGGATCGGCACCTACCGCAAGTCCGGCCTCCTCGACGGCGAACCGTACGAGGGCACCGGCACCAAGACCTTCCAGTTCGCCCGCACCCCGGACGGCTGGCGGATCACCGCCTTCTCCTGGCACGACGAGCCGTAG
- a CDS encoding VOC family protein, which translates to MTSVIKHVTVDSLDPYRLASFWSEVLGQPLHEEDFPGDPQALIEAAGLLFVTVPEKKAGKNRIHFDLQPQERTRDEEVERLVGLGAVLVDDQRRADGTGWAVLADIEGNEFCVERSKAERAA; encoded by the coding sequence ATGACATCTGTGATCAAGCACGTGACCGTCGACAGCCTCGACCCCTACCGCCTCGCCTCGTTCTGGTCCGAGGTGCTCGGCCAGCCGCTGCACGAGGAGGACTTCCCCGGGGACCCGCAGGCGCTGATCGAGGCCGCGGGGCTGCTGTTCGTGACCGTGCCGGAGAAGAAGGCGGGCAAGAACCGGATCCACTTCGACCTCCAGCCGCAGGAGCGCACCCGGGACGAGGAGGTCGAGCGGCTGGTCGGCCTGGGCGCGGTGCTGGTGGACGACCAGCGGCGCGCGGACGGCACCGGTTGGGCGGTGCTGGCGGACATCGAGGGCAACGAGTTCTGCGTGGAGCGGAGCAAGGCCGAGCGCGCGGCCTGA
- a CDS encoding RNA polymerase sigma factor, giving the protein MVETAWPGEEVILAARGGDRDSLAVLVAGAHPNVRRFAHSLCASPEDAEDAAQEALIVLYRRIGMLRASGALASWLFRIVRNECLRRIRAPRPVAAEPPGGTADSADSAEQEALRRLDTERVAAAIAALPADQRRVLIMRDLQGLGGRAVADALGLSTAAMKSRLHRARAAVRADLADLSGAVR; this is encoded by the coding sequence GTGGTTGAGACCGCCTGGCCCGGCGAGGAGGTGATCCTGGCGGCGCGCGGCGGCGACCGCGACTCGCTGGCCGTGCTGGTCGCCGGGGCGCACCCGAACGTCCGCCGGTTCGCGCACTCGCTGTGCGCCAGCCCGGAGGACGCGGAGGACGCCGCGCAGGAGGCGCTGATCGTGCTGTACCGGCGGATCGGCATGCTGCGGGCCAGCGGCGCGCTCGCGTCTTGGTTGTTCCGGATCGTCCGCAACGAGTGCCTGCGCCGGATTCGGGCGCCGCGCCCGGTCGCCGCCGAACCGCCCGGCGGGACGGCGGACTCGGCGGACTCGGCGGAGCAGGAGGCGCTGCGGCGGCTCGACACCGAGCGGGTCGCCGCCGCGATCGCCGCGCTGCCCGCCGACCAGCGCCGGGTGCTGATCATGCGCGACCTGCAGGGGCTCGGCGGGCGGGCCGTCGCCGACGCGCTCGGGCTGAGCACGGCCGCGATGAAGTCCCGCCTGCACCGGGCCCGGGCGGCCGTCCGGGCCGACCTCGCCGACCTCTCGGGCGCCGTGCGGTGA
- a CDS encoding terpene synthase family protein, which produces MSSAVSPAAAQRLPAGPLAGLLERVPLPALHPHADALREEAEHWLSGTGLLDREGVERLLEQGHLELAARCWGDLPLGPALRAGIQWLLLGWILDDQFDRHWLGDPSDEADRTVRELTAPLGPELVPGTVPPVPATALARAFRTLWQDSIALAGPSWRARQTADFRSYLESSLDFLRLRGATPTVPQYLSRRDQDGAVRCATGAVELAHRLDLSEQFHRHPQLVDLRARFDHLIGWANDLCSYRVENAAGHGNNLLSALEVHERLPRDTAAARVAALCEAELTTLEFLAEGIARGSHWPPQVRCYVRALVRFAHALLHWTATTARYRPQPVPPPRGRG; this is translated from the coding sequence ATGAGTTCCGCCGTGAGCCCCGCCGCCGCGCAACGCCTCCCGGCCGGACCGCTCGCCGGGCTGCTCGAACGGGTCCCCCTCCCCGCGCTCCACCCGCACGCCGACGCGCTCCGCGAGGAGGCCGAGCACTGGCTGTCCGGCACCGGCCTGCTCGACCGCGAGGGCGTCGAACGGCTGCTGGAACAGGGCCACTTGGAGCTGGCCGCGCGCTGCTGGGGCGACCTCCCGCTCGGGCCCGCGCTGCGGGCCGGCATCCAGTGGCTGCTGCTCGGCTGGATCCTCGACGACCAGTTCGACCGGCACTGGCTCGGCGACCCGTCCGACGAGGCCGACCGCACCGTCCGCGAACTCACCGCGCCGCTCGGCCCGGAGCTCGTCCCCGGCACCGTCCCGCCCGTCCCCGCGACCGCCCTGGCCCGGGCGTTCCGCACCCTCTGGCAGGACAGCATCGCCCTCGCCGGACCGTCCTGGCGGGCCCGCCAGACCGCCGACTTCCGCAGCTACCTGGAGAGTTCGCTCGACTTCCTGCGCCTGCGCGGCGCCACCCCCACCGTCCCGCAGTACCTCTCCCGCCGCGACCAAGACGGCGCCGTCCGCTGCGCCACCGGCGCGGTCGAGCTCGCGCACCGCCTCGACCTGTCCGAGCAGTTCCACCGCCACCCCCAACTCGTCGACCTGCGCGCCAGGTTCGACCACCTGATCGGTTGGGCCAACGACCTGTGCTCCTACCGGGTCGAGAACGCCGCCGGGCACGGCAACAACCTGCTGAGCGCCCTGGAGGTGCACGAGCGGCTGCCCCGGGACACCGCCGCCGCCCGGGTCGCCGCCCTCTGCGAGGCCGAACTCACCACCCTGGAGTTCCTCGCCGAGGGCATCGCCCGCGGCTCCCACTGGCCGCCGCAGGTGCGCTGCTACGTCCGGGCGCTGGTCCGCTTCGCGCACGCCCTGCTGCACTGGACGGCCACCACCGCCCGCTACCGCCCGCAGCCCGTCCCGCCGCCCCGGGGCCGCGGCTAG
- a CDS encoding GlsB/YeaQ/YmgE family stress response membrane protein → MPILSWIVLGLLSGAIAKLLLPGKDPGGLIVTTLIGIAGSFIGGWLSSKFLHKSVNVGFFDLPTWISAIAGALVLLIAYRLVFGKSRD, encoded by the coding sequence ATGCCCATCCTCAGCTGGATCGTCCTCGGGCTCCTCTCCGGGGCCATCGCCAAGCTCCTGCTGCCCGGGAAGGACCCGGGCGGCCTGATCGTCACCACGCTGATCGGCATCGCCGGGTCCTTCATCGGCGGCTGGCTGTCCTCGAAGTTCCTGCACAAGTCCGTGAACGTGGGCTTCTTCGACCTGCCGACCTGGATATCCGCCATCGCCGGCGCGCTCGTCCTGCTCATCGCCTACCGACTGGTCTTCGGCAAGTCCCGCGACTGA
- a CDS encoding ADP-ribosylglycohydrolase family protein, whose product MSVFRSVPPPAVDSLRGLALGDAFGDRWFHPPVDLAAAEPAARIVRPAPWHWTDDTAMALVLTRHLRDRGEVEPAALAREFAAEYTAVPHRKYGPSMHRVLRAVQDGADHVAVTSELFGGQGSHGNGAAMRVAPLGAWFADDLAVVAEQAARSARATHAHPEAAVGAQAVALAAALAVRSRGAAAPGRAEFLAEVAGLLPESDVRSGLRIAARFPAGTGVRHAATVLGSGFEVSAQDTVPFALWSAAGHLDDLTEALWQTLAGWGDMDTTCAVAGGVVAARTGLGAVPARWLDAQEPLPPR is encoded by the coding sequence GTGTCCGTCTTCCGGTCCGTCCCGCCGCCCGCCGTCGACAGCCTGCGGGGGCTGGCCCTGGGCGACGCGTTCGGCGACCGCTGGTTCCACCCGCCGGTGGACCTGGCGGCGGCGGAGCCGGCGGCCCGGATCGTCCGCCCGGCGCCCTGGCACTGGACGGACGACACCGCGATGGCGCTGGTCCTGACCCGGCACCTGCGCGACCGCGGCGAGGTCGAACCGGCGGCGCTGGCCCGGGAGTTCGCGGCCGAGTACACGGCCGTCCCGCACCGCAAGTACGGGCCGTCGATGCACCGGGTGCTGCGGGCGGTGCAGGACGGGGCGGACCACGTCGCGGTCACCTCCGAGCTGTTCGGCGGGCAGGGTTCGCACGGCAACGGCGCGGCGATGCGGGTCGCCCCGCTCGGCGCGTGGTTCGCGGACGACCTGGCGGTCGTCGCCGAGCAGGCCGCGCGCTCCGCCCGGGCCACCCACGCGCACCCGGAGGCGGCGGTCGGCGCGCAGGCGGTGGCGCTGGCCGCGGCGCTGGCGGTGCGCTCGCGCGGGGCGGCCGCGCCGGGGCGGGCGGAGTTCCTGGCGGAGGTCGCGGGCCTGCTCCCGGAGAGCGACGTCCGCTCGGGGCTGCGGATCGCGGCCCGCTTCCCCGCGGGGACGGGCGTGCGGCACGCCGCGACGGTGCTCGGCTCCGGCTTCGAGGTCTCCGCGCAGGACACCGTGCCGTTCGCGCTGTGGTCCGCCGCCGGGCACCTGGACGACCTCACCGAGGCGCTGTGGCAGACCCTGGCCGGCTGGGGCGACATGGACACCACCTGCGCCGTCGCGGGCGGTGTGGTCGCCGCCCGGACCGGCCTCGGCGCCGTCCCCGCCCGCTGGCTGGACGCGCAGGAGCCCCTGCCGCCGCGGTGA
- a CDS encoding M20 family metallopeptidase — translation MTPTAALPGLPRTLTTRARTLAAAVRKRCADLAGIESPSGDAARLDSLAEELAAGYAATGATAVRQHCDHGDHLVLDWPGQQEDLPHLLVVGHHDTVWPVGTLADWPVEERDGRLTGPGVLDMKGGLALLEGAFALLADLGQRPHRPVRMVIVSDEEIGSPDGRRQVERHLRGAAAVLGLEPGHPDGRLKTARRGSTRVRLTVTGREAHAGLDAAEGLSAIDELVDQLIAVRGLARQPGTELNTGRIGGGTRANVIAGHAEAELGLRFATTEAQRRTLDTLAHLTPNRPGADVRTEVLSSRPAWPERTGNPLLRHVRSLAAALGQHLDGAPAGGAGDTNLAGARGLPTLDGLGAVGAGPHARHEHLRIDQLGPRIALLAAMLAVPLPRLR, via the coding sequence GTGACCCCCACCGCCGCCCTGCCCGGCCTCCCGCGCACCCTCACCACGCGGGCCCGCACCCTCGCCGCGGCCGTCCGCAAGCGCTGCGCCGACCTCGCCGGGATCGAGTCCCCCTCCGGCGACGCCGCCCGGCTCGACTCCCTCGCCGAGGAACTCGCCGCCGGCTACGCCGCCACCGGGGCCACCGCCGTCCGGCAGCACTGCGACCACGGCGACCACCTCGTCCTGGACTGGCCGGGCCAGCAGGAGGACCTCCCGCACCTGCTGGTGGTCGGCCACCACGACACCGTGTGGCCCGTCGGCACCCTCGCCGACTGGCCCGTCGAGGAGCGCGACGGACGGCTCACCGGCCCCGGCGTCCTCGACATGAAGGGCGGACTCGCCCTGCTGGAAGGCGCGTTCGCGCTCCTGGCCGACCTCGGGCAGCGCCCGCACCGGCCGGTCCGGATGGTGATCGTCTCGGACGAGGAGATCGGCAGCCCCGACGGCCGCCGCCAGGTCGAACGGCACTTGCGCGGCGCCGCCGCCGTCCTCGGACTCGAACCGGGCCACCCCGACGGCCGTCTGAAGACCGCCCGCCGCGGCTCCACCCGGGTCCGGCTCACCGTCACCGGGCGCGAGGCCCACGCCGGCCTCGACGCCGCCGAGGGGCTCTCCGCGATCGACGAACTCGTCGACCAGCTGATCGCCGTCCGCGGCCTCGCCCGCCAGCCCGGCACCGAACTCAACACCGGGCGGATCGGCGGCGGCACCCGCGCCAACGTCATCGCCGGCCACGCCGAAGCCGAACTCGGACTGCGCTTCGCCACCACCGAGGCCCAGCGCCGCACCCTCGACACGCTCGCCCACCTCACCCCCAACCGGCCCGGCGCCGACGTCCGCACCGAGGTGCTCTCCAGCCGCCCCGCCTGGCCCGAACGCACCGGCAACCCGCTGCTGCGCCACGTCCGCTCGCTGGCCGCCGCCCTCGGCCAGCACCTCGACGGCGCACCCGCCGGCGGGGCGGGCGACACCAACCTGGCCGGCGCGAGGGGGCTGCCGACCCTGGACGGCCTCGGCGCGGTCGGCGCCGGACCGCACGCCCGCCACGAACACCTCCGGATCGACCAACTGGGGCCGCGCATCGCCCTGCTGGCCGCGATGCTGGCGGTGCCGCTGCCGCGCCTGCGCTGA
- the paaA gene encoding 1,2-phenylacetyl-CoA epoxidase subunit PaaA: MEPTERSVGRWVVEAQFEAVIAADARVEPRDRMPDAYRATLVRQIAQHAHSEIIGMQPEGNWLTRAPSLRRKAILLAKAQDEAGHGLYLYAAAETLGADRAELTEKLIDGRQKYSSIFNYPTLTFADVGVIGWLVDGAAICNQVPLCRCSYGPYARAMVRICKEESFHQRQGYELLMTLMAGTAAQRAMVQDAVDRWWWPSLMMFGPPDGASPNSERSMAWRIKRHSNDELRRRFVDMTVPQAEHLGVTLPDPDLAWNEERGGWDFGEPDWSELQQVIKGDGPCNAQRIERRRTAHEDGAWVREAASAYAAKRAAREGSSG, encoded by the coding sequence ATGGAACCGACCGAACGGTCAGTCGGGAGGTGGGTCGTGGAGGCGCAGTTCGAAGCGGTGATCGCCGCGGACGCGCGGGTGGAGCCGCGGGACCGGATGCCGGACGCGTACCGGGCGACGCTGGTGCGGCAGATCGCGCAGCACGCCCACTCGGAGATCATCGGCATGCAGCCGGAGGGCAACTGGCTGACCCGGGCCCCCTCGCTGCGGCGCAAGGCGATCCTGCTGGCCAAGGCCCAGGACGAGGCCGGGCACGGGCTGTACCTGTACGCGGCGGCCGAGACGCTCGGGGCCGACCGGGCCGAGCTGACCGAGAAGCTGATCGACGGCCGGCAGAAGTACTCCTCGATCTTCAACTACCCGACGCTGACCTTCGCCGACGTCGGCGTGATCGGCTGGCTGGTGGACGGCGCGGCGATCTGCAACCAGGTGCCGCTGTGCCGGTGCAGCTACGGGCCGTACGCCCGGGCGATGGTGCGGATCTGCAAGGAGGAGTCGTTCCACCAGCGGCAGGGCTACGAACTGCTGATGACGCTGATGGCCGGGACGGCCGCCCAGCGCGCCATGGTGCAGGACGCGGTGGACCGCTGGTGGTGGCCGTCGCTGATGATGTTCGGCCCGCCGGACGGCGCCTCGCCCAACAGCGAGCGCTCGATGGCCTGGCGGATCAAGCGGCACAGCAACGACGAACTGCGCCGTCGCTTCGTCGACATGACCGTCCCGCAGGCCGAGCACCTGGGCGTGACGCTGCCCGACCCGGACCTCGCCTGGAACGAGGAGCGCGGCGGCTGGGACTTCGGCGAGCCCGACTGGTCCGAGCTGCAGCAGGTGATCAAGGGCGACGGGCCGTGCAACGCGCAGCGGATCGAGCGGCGCCGGACGGCCCACGAGGACGGCGCCTGGGTGCGCGAGGCGGCCTCGGCGTACGCGGCCAAGCGGGCCGCACGGGAAGGGAGTTCGGGATGA
- the paaB gene encoding 1,2-phenylacetyl-CoA epoxidase subunit PaaB, with protein MSRERASWPLYEVFVRPRRGLNHVHVGSLHAADDRMALLAARDLYTRRNEGVSLWVVRSDAITASSPDEQDPFFAPSGDKVYRHPTFYPIPEDVPHI; from the coding sequence ATGAGCAGGGAACGGGCCTCCTGGCCGCTGTACGAGGTGTTCGTCCGGCCCCGGCGCGGGCTGAACCACGTGCACGTCGGATCGCTGCACGCGGCGGACGACCGGATGGCGCTGCTCGCGGCGCGCGACCTGTACACCCGGCGCAACGAGGGGGTGAGCCTGTGGGTGGTGCGTTCGGACGCGATCACCGCGTCCAGCCCGGACGAACAGGACCCGTTCTTCGCGCCGAGCGGCGACAAGGTCTACCGGCACCCGACGTTCTACCCGATCCCCGAGGACGTCCCGCACATCTGA
- the paaC gene encoding 1,2-phenylacetyl-CoA epoxidase subunit PaaC, with product MSDDHVYLSLAGAGGGPDGEARWAYGTGFADPLLGVDAAPPAGVDPAELAAYCLMLGDDALVLSQRLIQWITRAPELEEEVALANLGLDLLGQARRLLTRAGQLDGSGRSEDELAYWRPESEFRNVRLVELENGDFAQCVVRLLLFATAREELYRRLADHADPVLSAVAALGVKELAYHREYAAAWTVRLGDGTGESHRRMRAALDALWPWLEELFTPHEVELRLGVDPAELRAPVLARLAGVLAEATLPVPETPGRAYVDGRAGRHGVHTEAMGPLLAELQVLARAHPGATW from the coding sequence ATGAGCGACGACCACGTGTACCTCTCGCTGGCCGGGGCGGGCGGGGGGCCGGACGGCGAGGCCCGCTGGGCGTACGGCACGGGGTTCGCCGACCCGCTGCTGGGGGTGGACGCCGCGCCGCCGGCCGGCGTCGACCCGGCCGAACTCGCCGCGTACTGCCTGATGCTGGGCGACGACGCGCTGGTGCTCTCCCAGCGGCTGATCCAGTGGATCACCCGGGCGCCCGAGCTGGAGGAGGAGGTGGCGCTCGCCAACCTCGGCCTCGACCTGCTCGGCCAGGCCCGCCGCCTGCTCACCCGGGCCGGGCAGCTCGACGGCAGCGGCCGCAGCGAGGACGAACTCGCCTACTGGCGGCCGGAGTCCGAGTTCCGCAACGTGCGGCTGGTGGAGCTGGAGAACGGCGACTTCGCGCAGTGCGTGGTGCGGCTGCTGCTGTTCGCCACCGCCCGCGAGGAGCTGTACCGGCGGCTGGCCGACCACGCCGACCCGGTGCTGTCGGCCGTCGCGGCGCTCGGCGTCAAGGAGTTGGCCTACCACCGGGAGTACGCGGCCGCCTGGACGGTGCGGCTCGGCGACGGCACCGGGGAGTCGCACCGGCGGATGCGGGCCGCCCTGGACGCGCTCTGGCCCTGGCTGGAGGAGCTGTTCACCCCGCACGAGGTCGAACTCCGGCTCGGCGTCGACCCGGCGGAGCTGCGCGCCCCCGTACTCGCCCGGCTGGCCGGGGTGCTGGCGGAGGCGACGCTGCCCGTCCCCGAGACCCCGGGCCGGGCGTACGTGGACGGTCGGGCCGGGCGGCACGGGGTGCACACCGAGGCGATGGGGCCGCTGCTCGCCGAACTGCAGGTGCTGGCCCGGGCGCACCCGGGGGCGACGTGGTGA
- the paaD gene encoding 1,2-phenylacetyl-CoA epoxidase subunit PaaD, whose product MVSTLLERAREAAAAVPDPELPMLTLADLGVLAGVEEADGTVTAWLTPTYSGCPAVAEMAADVARRLRAAGCAQVEVRLRIDPPWSSDRISAEGRRKLAEAGIAPPVPGGLLQLGSTRRAVACPQCGSADTEELSRFGSTACKSLWRCRSCREPFDRIKEI is encoded by the coding sequence GTGGTGAGCACCCTGCTGGAGCGCGCCCGGGAGGCCGCCGCCGCCGTGCCCGACCCCGAACTGCCCATGCTCACCCTGGCGGACCTCGGCGTGCTGGCCGGGGTCGAGGAGGCGGACGGCACCGTCACCGCCTGGCTGACGCCCACCTACTCGGGCTGCCCGGCCGTCGCCGAGATGGCCGCCGACGTGGCCCGGCGGCTGCGCGCCGCCGGGTGCGCGCAGGTCGAGGTGCGGCTGCGGATCGACCCGCCGTGGTCCAGCGACCGGATCAGCGCCGAGGGCCGCCGCAAGCTCGCCGAAGCGGGCATCGCGCCCCCGGTGCCCGGCGGACTGCTGCAACTCGGCTCCACCCGGCGGGCGGTGGCCTGCCCGCAGTGCGGGTCCGCGGACACCGAGGAGCTGTCCCGGTTCGGCTCCACCGCCTGCAAGTCGCTGTGGCGGTGCCGCAGTTGCCGGGAACCCTTCGACCGGATCAAGGAGATCTGA
- the paaE gene encoding 1,2-phenylacetyl-CoA epoxidase subunit PaaE yields the protein MAVRRPRFHPLPIGSLERLCEDAVAVTFDVPAELAAEFAFRPGQSLTLRRLVDGADERRSYSLCSPVGGPLRIAVREVPGGLFSHWLVSGAKTGEVVEVLPPAGAFAADPAQPGEHVLIAAGSGITPMLSIAASVLAGHPDSRVTLLYGNRRSDTVMFADELADLKDRHLERFQLVHVLSRESRDAELLSGRLDPERLTALLGALVDVPAVDHWWLCGPYGMVTGTKQLLAELGVPAGRVHQELFHAEDERPEERHPEPAPDAAASEVTLVLDGRSSTLALPRDRSVLDGAQRARPDLPFACKGGVCGTCRALVCEGEVEMRRNFALEEAELAAGYVLTCQARPVSDRVTVDYDR from the coding sequence ATGGCCGTCCGCCGCCCGCGGTTCCACCCGCTGCCGATCGGCTCGCTGGAGCGGCTCTGCGAGGACGCCGTCGCGGTCACCTTCGACGTCCCCGCCGAACTGGCCGCCGAGTTCGCCTTCCGCCCCGGCCAGAGCCTCACCCTGCGCCGGCTCGTCGACGGCGCCGACGAGCGCCGCTCCTACTCGCTCTGCTCCCCGGTCGGCGGCCCGCTGCGGATCGCCGTCCGCGAGGTGCCCGGCGGCCTGTTCTCGCACTGGCTGGTGAGCGGGGCGAAGACCGGCGAGGTCGTCGAAGTCCTGCCCCCCGCCGGGGCGTTCGCCGCCGACCCGGCGCAGCCCGGCGAGCACGTGCTGATCGCGGCCGGCTCCGGCATCACCCCGATGCTCTCCATCGCCGCCTCCGTGCTGGCCGGGCACCCCGACTCCAGGGTCACCCTGCTGTACGGCAACCGGCGCAGCGACACGGTGATGTTCGCCGACGAGCTCGCCGACCTCAAGGACCGCCACCTGGAACGCTTCCAGCTCGTCCACGTGCTCTCCCGGGAGAGCCGCGACGCCGAACTGCTCAGCGGCCGCCTCGACCCCGAACGGCTCACCGCCCTGCTCGGCGCCCTGGTGGACGTCCCCGCGGTCGACCACTGGTGGCTGTGCGGGCCGTACGGGATGGTCACCGGGACGAAGCAGCTGCTGGCCGAACTCGGCGTCCCCGCCGGGCGGGTGCACCAGGAGCTGTTCCACGCCGAGGACGAGCGCCCCGAGGAGCGGCACCCCGAGCCCGCGCCGGACGCCGCCGCCAGCGAGGTCACCCTCGTCCTCGACGGCCGCTCCAGCACGCTCGCGCTGCCCCGCGACCGCTCCGTCCTGGACGGCGCCCAACGCGCCCGCCCCGACCTGCCGTTCGCCTGCAAGGGCGGCGTCTGCGGCACCTGCCGCGCCCTGGTGTGCGAGGGCGAGGTCGAGATGCGGCGCAACTTCGCCCTGGAGGAGGCCGAGTTGGCCGCCGGGTACGTCCTCACCTGCCAGGCCCGGCCGGTCTCCGACCGGGTCACCGTCGACTACGACCGCTGA
- a CDS encoding alpha/beta fold hydrolase — MDVLLIGGLWLNGTTAWDAVVPALVARGHRPVPLTLPGQGDGRADATLAEQLATVLAAVDAAAGKPLVVAHSAACSLGWMAVDARPGEVAGLVLVDGFPHGDGHPYADLFPARDGVVPFPGWEPFAGSTSSDLDAGLRARFEAEAVPVPAGVAQAPVRLSDERRYGVPVTMLCAEAAPEQVREWIAQGAAPEVSRMERVEYVDLDSGHWPMFTRPAELAALVDAVAARS, encoded by the coding sequence ATGGACGTCCTGTTGATCGGCGGCCTCTGGCTGAACGGCACCACCGCCTGGGACGCGGTCGTGCCCGCCCTGGTCGCCCGCGGCCACCGCCCGGTGCCGCTGACCCTGCCCGGGCAGGGGGACGGGCGGGCGGACGCGACGCTGGCGGAGCAGCTCGCGACGGTGCTCGCCGCGGTGGACGCGGCGGCGGGGAAGCCGCTGGTGGTGGCGCACTCGGCGGCCTGTTCGCTGGGGTGGATGGCGGTGGACGCCCGGCCGGGCGAGGTCGCGGGGCTGGTGCTGGTGGACGGCTTCCCGCACGGGGACGGGCACCCGTACGCGGACCTGTTCCCGGCGCGGGACGGGGTGGTGCCGTTCCCGGGCTGGGAGCCCTTCGCGGGGTCGACCAGCTCGGACCTGGACGCGGGCCTGCGGGCCCGGTTCGAGGCGGAGGCCGTCCCCGTCCCGGCGGGGGTCGCGCAGGCGCCGGTCCGGCTGTCGGACGAGCGGCGCTACGGCGTGCCGGTGACGATGCTGTGCGCCGAGGCCGCGCCGGAGCAGGTGCGGGAGTGGATCGCGCAGGGCGCGGCCCCGGAGGTGTCCCGGATGGAGCGGGTCGAGTACGTGGACCTGGACTCCGGCCACTGGCCGATGTTCACCCGGCCCGCCGAACTGGCCGCCCTGGTCGACGCGGTGGCCGCCCGGAGCTGA
- a CDS encoding YafY family protein: protein MANTEISPTARALRALEVLRERPGTTSEQLAERLGVSDRAARRYVAILREAGVPVESERGPYGGYRLGRGARLSPVSFTQEEALGLVMAVLDGRPAAADPGDPVGAALGKVVRALPEAIGRQAAALRAHAAAAPDPYPAHPDPAVVSTLVEAIAARRRAVVDYRSGGGSEWRAEVDPWAVVVRRGRWYLLCHSHRADAVRTYRIDRVRAAERSGTPFDPPEGLDPVAALEHHLGTGWAFRTRVLFEAPFEQVAPWVGPTMGRLEPAGGHCLLEGSTRNPAMYAGEWLAAVPFPFKVLEGPELRAAVAALASRLAAAAEE, encoded by the coding sequence GTGGCGAACACGGAGATCAGCCCCACCGCCCGGGCGCTGCGCGCGCTGGAGGTGCTGCGGGAGCGGCCCGGGACGACGTCGGAGCAGTTGGCGGAGCGGCTCGGGGTGAGCGACCGGGCGGCGCGGCGGTACGTGGCGATCCTGCGCGAGGCCGGGGTGCCGGTGGAGTCGGAGCGCGGGCCGTACGGGGGCTACCGGCTGGGGCGGGGCGCGCGGCTGTCGCCGGTCTCGTTCACCCAGGAGGAGGCGCTCGGGCTGGTGATGGCGGTGCTGGACGGGCGGCCGGCGGCCGCCGACCCGGGGGACCCGGTGGGGGCGGCGCTGGGGAAGGTGGTCCGGGCGCTGCCCGAGGCGATCGGGCGGCAGGCCGCCGCGCTGCGGGCGCACGCCGCGGCCGCGCCCGACCCGTACCCCGCGCACCCGGACCCGGCGGTGGTCAGCACGCTGGTCGAGGCGATCGCGGCGCGGCGGCGGGCGGTGGTGGACTACCGCAGCGGCGGCGGGAGCGAGTGGCGGGCGGAGGTCGACCCGTGGGCGGTGGTGGTGCGCCGGGGCCGCTGGTACCTGCTCTGCCACTCGCACCGTGCGGACGCCGTGCGGACCTACCGGATCGACCGGGTCCGGGCCGCCGAGCGCTCCGGCACGCCGTTCGACCCGCCGGAGGGGCTGGACCCGGTCGCCGCGCTGGAGCACCACCTCGGCACCGGCTGGGCGTTCCGCACCCGGGTGCTGTTCGAGGCCCCGTTCGAGCAGGTCGCCCCCTGGGTCGGCCCGACCATGGGCCGGCTCGAACCGGCGGGCGGGCACTGCCTGTTGGAGGGCAGCACCCGCAACCCGGCGATGTACGCGGGGGAGTGGCTGGCGGCCGTCCCGTTCCCGTTCAAGGTCCTGGAGGGGCCCGAACTGCGGGCGGCGGTGGCCGCGTTGGCGTCCCGGCTCGCGGCGGCGGCGGAGGAGTGA